From the Polynucleobacter sp. MWH-UH35A genome, one window contains:
- a CDS encoding tetratricopeptide repeat protein: MSYGAIDLAQLNMQRGKYEVAFDILYESAVNDQNDDALFLLTKMTFDGNLNAEQMEKFYELQNGHTSLGNGYALFNVGLMHERGLGKVPQSYKVAVEYYQKAIKEEVKDAFCNLGNIYALGLGMEQGVPRNVELGIKYLTIGAEEGSRQCAYTLGSLYGKGEFVPLDLKKAFYFLSLAALQGHDQAKRVLHIFVHTHKENYDAEMEAAERQFGKIQNLRLLYKCV, translated from the coding sequence ATGAGTTACGGAGCAATAGATTTAGCGCAATTAAATATGCAAAGAGGCAAATATGAAGTTGCCTTCGATATTCTTTATGAGAGCGCCGTAAATGATCAAAACGATGACGCTCTATTTTTGTTGACCAAAATGACATTTGATGGAAATTTAAATGCCGAGCAAATGGAAAAATTTTATGAATTGCAAAATGGCCATACCAGTCTTGGAAATGGTTACGCGCTTTTTAACGTCGGCTTGATGCATGAGCGGGGTCTTGGTAAAGTTCCCCAAAGTTATAAAGTTGCTGTTGAGTACTATCAAAAAGCAATCAAGGAGGAGGTTAAAGATGCATTTTGCAATTTAGGCAATATTTATGCCTTGGGTTTAGGTATGGAGCAAGGTGTTCCGCGAAATGTGGAGTTGGGTATCAAATATCTAACGATCGGCGCAGAAGAGGGTAGTCGGCAGTGTGCTTACACTCTGGGGTCGCTATATGGTAAAGGTGAATTTGTACCGTTAGATCTCAAGAAAGCATTTTACTTTTTATCTTTAGCTGCTTTGCAAGGCCATGATCAGGCTAAAAGAGTCTTGCATATTTTTGTCCATACTCACAAAGAGAATTACGACGCTGAAATGGAGGCTGCTGAGCGTCAATTTGGAAAAATACAGAATTTGCGCCTACTCTATAAGTGCGTCTAG
- a CDS encoding TAXI family TRAP transporter solute-binding subunit translates to MNTFSYLKLIFKEELLAIKELLVEQRWLIVLLIVFLGSLIYYLNPFPPRTISIAAGDKNGAYWKTAEAYAQYFHENGVELKIVEAAGSIEDANLLEDSGRNIQVAFVQGGALDSKLAEKFYSLGSIAYEPMWVFYRKELINAPNNLTDLTKFRIGVGPKLGGTQKLFHDAMQLNGIDVNAIAGISYSSYQKNLEDFLSGKLDVLIKVAAYHDQSIQTLLRDRNVRLMSISDSDAYQKNLPYLYSLKIPRNSIDIERGIPNAPISLIATTSSIIINKSLHPDIQMLLLVASRDLQRSSQYLFFASRGEFPAYVDPTIEASPTALHYYDYGVPPGMRYLPFWLAGFINRMWILILSIIAFTYPLAKLNFQLREIRYRIKHRRLYEELLETELFLCENDPPIAELKRMAGRLKHLNREAIQIRVPVGSEVEYFNLLQAIELLRSKTNEKIDSISCS, encoded by the coding sequence ATGAACACATTTTCATATCTTAAATTAATCTTTAAAGAAGAATTATTAGCGATTAAAGAGCTCTTGGTAGAGCAACGCTGGCTAATAGTATTGCTAATTGTTTTCCTAGGAAGTCTAATTTATTACCTAAACCCTTTTCCACCTCGCACCATCTCTATTGCCGCCGGGGATAAAAATGGTGCTTACTGGAAGACGGCAGAGGCCTATGCGCAGTACTTTCATGAAAATGGCGTTGAACTCAAAATCGTTGAGGCGGCTGGCTCTATAGAAGATGCTAATTTACTTGAAGATTCTGGGAGGAATATTCAAGTAGCCTTTGTGCAGGGCGGTGCATTAGATTCAAAGCTTGCTGAAAAATTTTATTCCTTAGGTAGCATCGCTTATGAGCCCATGTGGGTTTTTTATAGGAAAGAATTAATTAATGCGCCAAATAACTTAACCGATCTAACTAAATTTCGCATCGGAGTTGGACCCAAGCTTGGCGGCACCCAAAAACTATTTCATGATGCAATGCAACTAAATGGAATAGATGTGAATGCTATTGCAGGAATTAGCTACAGCTCTTACCAAAAAAATTTAGAGGACTTTTTATCAGGCAAGCTTGATGTGCTTATCAAGGTCGCTGCCTATCATGACCAGTCCATACAAACACTATTAAGAGATCGAAATGTCCGATTGATGTCTATCTCAGATTCTGATGCATACCAGAAAAACTTACCTTATTTATATTCATTAAAAATTCCAAGAAACTCAATTGACATTGAACGAGGGATCCCTAATGCCCCAATTTCACTGATTGCGACTACCAGCTCCATCATCATCAATAAAAGTTTGCACCCAGACATACAAATGCTACTTCTTGTTGCCAGCAGAGATCTTCAACGGTCATCACAATATCTTTTCTTTGCTAGTCGAGGAGAATTTCCAGCTTATGTAGACCCAACTATTGAAGCTAGTCCAACGGCTCTTCACTATTATGACTACGGCGTTCCTCCGGGAATGCGCTATCTTCCATTTTGGTTGGCTGGATTTATTAATCGGATGTGGATTTTAATTCTTTCCATTATTGCTTTTACATACCCGCTTGCAAAATTAAACTTTCAATTAAGAGAAATTCGATACCGGATCAAACACCGCAGACTTTACGAAGAACTGCTCGAAACAGAGCTTTTCTTATGTGAGAATGATCCCCCAATTGCCGAGCTTAAAAGAATGGCAGGAAGACTAAAACATTTAAACCGAGAAGCCATCCAAATTAGAGTTCCAGTTGGCTCAGAAGTTGAATATTTTAATTTACTTCAAGCAATAGAACTCCTTCGCAGCAAAACAAATGAAAAAATTGACTCAATCTCATGCTCTTAA
- a CDS encoding DNA-3-methyladenine glycosylase I encodes MKPLVRCPWCESFDLYRQYHDTEWGVPLRDSRQLFELLILEGAQAGLSWSTVLKKRESYREAFDFFDPKKIAKYNDKKISELLTNPGIIRNRLKVAAAIGNAKAYLALEKSGQPFNEFIWSFVKNNPIQNTHQSLNNVPARSAESDAMSKALLKAGFKFVGTTICYAFMQASGMINDHLTSCHRYAAVKKMSKK; translated from the coding sequence ATGAAACCACTCGTTCGCTGTCCATGGTGTGAAAGTTTTGATCTGTATCGGCAATATCACGATACTGAATGGGGCGTTCCCCTTCGTGACAGCAGGCAGCTATTTGAATTGCTGATATTAGAGGGCGCCCAGGCCGGTCTTTCTTGGTCAACCGTCCTCAAGAAGCGCGAATCTTATCGTGAAGCCTTTGATTTCTTTGATCCAAAGAAAATTGCTAAATATAACGATAAAAAGATTTCTGAATTATTGACAAACCCTGGAATTATTCGCAATCGATTAAAGGTGGCTGCCGCCATAGGCAATGCTAAAGCGTATTTGGCATTAGAAAAAAGTGGTCAGCCATTTAATGAATTTATTTGGTCGTTTGTAAAAAATAACCCCATTCAAAATACACACCAATCTTTGAATAATGTACCCGCAAGATCCGCTGAATCTGATGCAATGAGCAAAGCACTTCTAAAAGCAGGATTCAAGTTTGTTGGCACAACAATTTGTTATGCATTTATGCAAGCCAGCGGAATGATCAACGACCACCTCACATCTTGTCATCGATATGCTGCAGTGAAAAAGATGTCAAAAAAATAG
- a CDS encoding cupin domain-containing protein: MNIHSDYSKRVVINHHDLPWVPSPELGVERRMLDRIGDEVAKATSIVRYQPGTQFKAHTHEFGEEILVLDGVFSDETGDYSAGTYLMNPPGSSHAPFSKSGCTLFVKLRHLGLDQKVREVVDTKTSPWYQGMVPGLNVMPLMQQGSGSTLVRWDPQTYFTPHRHYGGEEIFVVDGVFEDEHGRYPAGSWIRSPHMSLHQPFSKEGCTIFVKTGHLLDGGDSKSATPYR, encoded by the coding sequence GTGAATATTCATTCTGATTACAGCAAAAGGGTGGTAATTAATCATCACGACCTGCCTTGGGTGCCGAGTCCTGAGCTAGGGGTGGAAAGACGCATGCTCGATCGCATAGGCGATGAGGTGGCCAAGGCAACTTCTATAGTCCGCTATCAACCAGGAACACAATTCAAAGCCCATACTCATGAATTTGGTGAGGAGATTTTGGTTCTGGATGGTGTCTTTAGTGATGAGACCGGTGACTACTCTGCTGGCACCTATCTAATGAATCCACCAGGATCTTCTCATGCGCCATTTAGTAAATCTGGCTGTACTCTCTTTGTGAAATTGCGCCATCTTGGTTTGGATCAAAAGGTGCGGGAGGTTGTTGATACTAAAACTTCTCCCTGGTATCAGGGCATGGTTCCTGGTCTGAATGTAATGCCGCTGATGCAGCAGGGGAGCGGCTCAACCCTAGTTCGTTGGGATCCGCAAACTTACTTTACTCCGCATAGGCATTATGGCGGTGAAGAAATCTTTGTCGTCGATGGTGTATTTGAAGATGAGCATGGGCGCTATCCTGCCGGTTCATGGATAAGGAGTCCACACATGAGTCTACACCAACCTTTTAGCAAAGAAGGTTGCACTATTTTTGTAAAGACTGGCCATCTTTTAGATGGTGGTGATAGCAAGTCAGCCACACCCTATCGCTAG
- a CDS encoding nitroreductase, whose protein sequence is MKSLTPAEAITSRMSVRAFTKDVVSNDVILRLLNIASRAPSGTNTQPWKAYVVEGESLKELCGKVCTAYDAIAANPELAKEFQPAYDYYPAKWFSPYIDRRRENGWGLYGLLGITKGDKDKMHAQHRKNFEAFGAPVCLFFTIDKELGRGSMLDYGMFLQNIMVAARGEGLDTCPQAAWNDYAKIILPAIGAQENEMLVCGMALGYADTNELVNSFHTPRVSAEDFTTWVK, encoded by the coding sequence ATGAAATCATTAACTCCAGCTGAAGCGATTACATCTCGCATGTCTGTGCGGGCATTTACAAAAGATGTGGTCTCAAACGATGTCATTCTGAGGCTTTTGAATATTGCATCACGCGCACCTTCTGGCACCAACACACAACCTTGGAAAGCATATGTTGTAGAGGGTGAATCGCTAAAAGAGTTGTGCGGCAAAGTTTGCACAGCTTATGACGCTATCGCCGCAAATCCAGAGTTAGCAAAAGAATTTCAACCGGCTTATGACTATTACCCTGCAAAATGGTTTAGTCCCTATATCGATAGACGTCGTGAAAATGGCTGGGGCTTATATGGGCTACTAGGAATTACCAAGGGTGATAAAGATAAGATGCATGCTCAGCATCGCAAAAACTTTGAAGCGTTTGGTGCTCCCGTCTGTTTGTTTTTTACTATCGATAAAGAGCTTGGCAGGGGTTCAATGCTTGACTATGGAATGTTCTTGCAAAACATCATGGTCGCAGCAAGAGGTGAGGGTTTGGATACTTGCCCACAAGCTGCGTGGAATGATTATGCGAAGATCATCTTGCCCGCTATTGGCGCTCAAGAGAATGAAATGCTGGTTTGCGGTATGGCGCTTGGCTATGCCGATACAAATGAGCTGGTGAACAGCTTTCATACCCCTAGAGTGAGCGCCGAGGACTTTACTACCTGGGTAAAGTAG
- a CDS encoding YggT family protein has product MPFEIIFLIVEASSTILIAACLLRFYLHLLKINFAPNSGNPFSKFLIPLSNWLITPIGKIIPFGGRIDVRSLLASYLLVLVKVLFLLEISNAKYSGIQIPVLALFSLLELALSGLTGLLIVHVFFNWTQTRSPTQILFYEMVEPLLEPIRRLSPEISGIDVSTFVLFLLIQAISLGLKSAQRALLTAS; this is encoded by the coding sequence ATGCCCTTTGAAATTATCTTTCTCATTGTTGAGGCGTCCTCAACAATCCTCATTGCAGCATGCCTGCTACGTTTTTATTTGCACTTATTAAAAATTAATTTTGCACCGAATTCAGGCAACCCTTTTAGTAAATTTTTAATACCCCTTAGCAATTGGTTGATTACACCAATTGGGAAAATAATTCCTTTTGGCGGTCGAATTGATGTCAGATCTTTACTAGCAAGCTATCTATTGGTGCTAGTTAAAGTACTTTTTTTATTAGAAATATCCAATGCGAAATATTCGGGAATCCAAATTCCAGTATTAGCACTCTTCTCGTTGCTTGAATTAGCGCTATCAGGCTTAACTGGCTTATTAATAGTGCATGTATTTTTTAACTGGACACAGACGCGCTCGCCGACACAAATACTTTTTTATGAAATGGTCGAACCACTACTAGAGCCAATTAGAAGATTAAGCCCTGAAATTTCTGGAATTGATGTATCAACATTCGTCTTATTCTTACTAATTCAAGCAATCAGCCTGGGTCTCAAGAGCGCGCAAAGGGCGCTGCTAACAGCAAGTTAG
- a CDS encoding SDR family NAD(P)-dependent oxidoreductase, protein MSLLPNPFNALIIGASGTIGSHFVKLLENHSSCSKVIGIHRNSPHAIDYSHPETIEQSANSLAEFGPFQLVINTIGTLHSEQWMPEKKLDDLNQDQLSEMFNTNTIGPALTIKRFSKLLDPKHGVMATLSAKVGSIEDNRLGGWYSYRASKAALNMIIKTAAIEFARTKPNIALIALHPGTVNSGLSQPFRGQQIGRDPLEAVNDMFNVLAKVNKEDSGSFLTYAGEKLPW, encoded by the coding sequence ATGAGCTTACTTCCAAACCCATTTAATGCACTCATTATTGGGGCCTCAGGCACTATAGGGTCCCATTTTGTGAAACTACTAGAGAATCATTCCTCTTGCTCAAAGGTGATTGGCATCCATCGAAATTCACCTCATGCAATTGACTATTCTCATCCAGAGACTATTGAGCAATCCGCAAATAGCTTGGCCGAGTTCGGGCCATTTCAGTTAGTCATCAATACCATTGGGACACTGCACTCCGAACAATGGATGCCTGAGAAGAAGTTGGATGACTTGAATCAGGATCAACTAAGCGAAATGTTTAATACCAATACCATTGGCCCAGCTTTAACCATAAAGCGCTTTTCAAAACTGCTAGATCCGAAGCATGGGGTTATGGCAACACTATCTGCCAAAGTAGGCAGCATTGAAGATAACCGTCTTGGCGGCTGGTATAGCTACAGAGCTTCAAAAGCCGCACTCAATATGATCATTAAAACTGCTGCAATCGAATTTGCAAGGACAAAGCCCAATATTGCGCTTATTGCCCTCCACCCCGGTACCGTCAACTCAGGATTATCACAACCATTTCGCGGGCAACAAATTGGCAGGGATCCCCTAGAAGCAGTGAATGATATGTTTAACGTCCTTGCGAAAGTTAACAAAGAAGATTCTGGAAGCTTTTTGACATATGCCGGAGAAAAACTCCCCTGGTAA
- a CDS encoding Hsp20 family protein: MAYPFGRNVLLSSVGFDRLIDAIEEMSSGETLNKAQSYPPYNIIKKNERDYAIEIAVAGFKSDEIDITAEGNKLTVVGKVKAEQTGEYLHKGIANRDFSHDFTLAETVIVRSADIENGLLIIKLENVIPEEKLPRKILIGGNSKLVIEEVKEAA, from the coding sequence ATGGCATATCCATTTGGTCGTAATGTATTACTCAGCTCAGTAGGTTTTGATCGTCTGATTGACGCTATTGAAGAAATGAGCTCCGGAGAGACCCTAAATAAGGCGCAGAGCTACCCTCCCTACAACATCATCAAAAAAAATGAGCGTGATTACGCCATTGAAATCGCAGTAGCGGGCTTTAAAAGTGATGAAATTGATATTACCGCCGAGGGCAATAAGCTAACAGTAGTTGGTAAGGTGAAAGCCGAGCAAACTGGCGAGTATCTGCATAAAGGCATTGCCAACCGAGACTTTAGTCACGACTTTACGCTGGCAGAGACCGTGATTGTGCGCTCTGCAGATATCGAGAATGGCTTATTGATCATCAAGCTTGAGAATGTCATTCCAGAGGAAAAATTGCCGCGCAAGATTCTCATTGGTGGAAATTCAAAATTAGTTATTGAAGAAGTCAAAGAAGCAGCTTAA
- the htpG gene encoding molecular chaperone HtpG, which translates to MTITTKETLGFQAEVKQLLQLMIHSLYSNKEIFLRELISNASDAADKLRFEGIAHPDWYGDDPDLKIKVEFDKATRTLTISDNGIGMSCEEVINNLGTIARSGTKEFFSKLSGDQQKDAALIGQFGVGFYSAFIVADRITVDTRRAGLPSSDGVRWESDGSGEFTIESIDRPQRGTSITLHLRDGEDDFLNSYQLKTIIRKYSDHTSLPIQMRKEEWDVDKKEQVIKDELESINQSSALWARNKSEITEEQYNEFYKHLSHDYENPLCYSLNRVEGRSEFTQLLFVPSKAPFDLWDRNKRSGIKLYVKRIFIMDDAEKLMPMYLRFVTGVIDSVDLPLNVSREILQESRDIKVIRESSTKRVLSMLEELANSDDETKKEKYRIFWTQFGQVLKEGIGEDQANQDRILKLLLFASTHTDSADQTVSLADYVSRMKEGQDKIYYVTGESFNAAKNSPHLEIFRKKGVEVLLLSDRVDEWMLSFITEFDGKQLASVAKGGLDLGNLSDEKEKKEHEETEKQFKDLIERMKKVLEDRAKDVRVTFRLTDSPACLIADENELSGNLLRMLKAAGQNAPDMKPILEINPEHPLVSKLKSDDQHFDDWTNLLFDQALLAEGGQLNDPAGFVKRMNQLLLN; encoded by the coding sequence ATGACTATCACAACTAAAGAAACCCTTGGATTTCAAGCGGAAGTAAAACAACTCCTGCAGCTGATGATCCATTCCTTGTATTCAAATAAGGAAATTTTCCTGCGTGAGCTTATCTCAAATGCGTCGGATGCGGCCGATAAATTGCGATTTGAAGGAATTGCTCATCCAGACTGGTATGGGGATGACCCAGATCTTAAGATTAAAGTGGAATTTGATAAAGCCACCAGAACATTAACCATTTCAGATAATGGCATCGGTATGAGCTGTGAAGAAGTGATTAACAACCTGGGCACTATTGCTCGTTCTGGCACTAAGGAGTTTTTCTCTAAGCTATCCGGGGATCAGCAAAAGGATGCTGCTTTAATTGGTCAGTTTGGCGTTGGTTTTTATTCCGCCTTTATTGTTGCAGACCGCATTACCGTTGACACTCGTCGTGCAGGCTTACCTTCTTCTGATGGCGTGCGTTGGGAGTCGGATGGTTCAGGCGAATTTACAATTGAATCGATTGATCGTCCGCAGCGTGGCACCTCCATTACATTGCATTTACGTGATGGAGAAGATGATTTCCTCAATAGCTATCAGCTGAAGACGATTATTCGTAAGTATTCTGACCACACTTCTTTACCCATTCAGATGCGCAAGGAGGAGTGGGATGTTGATAAGAAAGAGCAGGTTATTAAAGACGAGTTAGAGAGCATTAATCAGTCTTCTGCTCTATGGGCTCGCAATAAATCAGAAATTACCGAAGAACAATACAACGAGTTTTACAAGCACCTATCGCATGATTATGAAAACCCATTGTGTTATTCATTAAACCGGGTAGAGGGTAGGAGTGAATTTACCCAGTTACTCTTTGTACCAAGTAAGGCTCCATTTGATTTATGGGATCGTAATAAGCGTAGTGGCATCAAGTTGTATGTCAAACGTATTTTCATTATGGATGATGCCGAAAAGCTTATGCCGATGTATTTGCGTTTTGTCACGGGCGTGATTGATTCAGTCGATTTGCCTCTAAATGTCTCTCGAGAAATATTGCAAGAGTCTCGTGATATCAAAGTTATTCGTGAGAGCTCTACCAAGCGAGTACTGAGTATGCTTGAGGAGCTGGCTAATAGCGATGATGAGACAAAAAAAGAAAAATATCGTATATTCTGGACGCAATTTGGCCAAGTCCTCAAAGAGGGTATTGGCGAAGATCAAGCTAATCAAGATAGAATCCTCAAGCTTCTTCTTTTTGCAAGCACCCATACTGACTCTGCGGATCAGACAGTATCTTTAGCCGATTATGTCTCACGCATGAAAGAAGGACAAGACAAGATTTACTATGTCACGGGTGAATCATTTAACGCAGCTAAAAATAGTCCGCATTTAGAGATCTTCCGCAAGAAAGGTGTTGAAGTACTCTTATTATCGGATCGTGTTGATGAATGGATGCTTTCTTTTATCACTGAGTTTGATGGTAAGCAATTGGCATCCGTTGCGAAGGGTGGATTAGATTTAGGAAACCTTAGTGATGAAAAAGAAAAGAAGGAGCATGAGGAAACTGAGAAGCAGTTCAAGGACTTGATTGAGCGTATGAAAAAAGTCTTGGAAGATAGGGCAAAAGATGTGCGTGTGACTTTTCGCTTAACAGATTCTCCAGCTTGTTTGATTGCTGATGAAAATGAACTATCTGGAAACTTGTTGCGTATGCTCAAAGCTGCCGGTCAAAACGCTCCTGATATGAAGCCAATATTAGAGATTAATCCTGAGCACCCTTTAGTATCCAAGCTCAAAAGTGATGATCAGCATTTTGATGATTGGACCAACCTTTTGTTTGATCAGGCCTTATTGGCAGAAGGCGGTCAGTTAAATGATCCTGCCGGTTTTGTTAAACGCATGAATCAATTGCTGCTGAATTGA
- a CDS encoding DUF2244 domain-containing protein — MKRWQMRRNCALTPKQLLKFYVALLCLSVAVATGFFLAGVWVILIFTALELSAVTLGFLIYCRHALDSETIEIDGKRLTIKKFIGYKETVYEFNTQWAKIESPLPGSKTFHISQSKLRVELGQFLRPEQQTPIIASVRLHLG, encoded by the coding sequence ATGAAACGTTGGCAAATGCGCAGAAATTGCGCACTAACACCAAAGCAGCTTTTGAAGTTTTATGTTGCTTTACTATGTCTTTCGGTGGCGGTCGCAACAGGCTTCTTTTTAGCAGGTGTTTGGGTTATCTTGATTTTTACTGCATTGGAGTTGAGTGCGGTAACACTTGGTTTTTTAATTTACTGTAGGCATGCGCTTGATAGTGAAACGATTGAGATTGATGGTAAACGCCTCACTATTAAAAAATTTATTGGCTATAAAGAAACCGTGTATGAATTCAATACACAGTGGGCAAAAATTGAATCGCCGCTACCGGGATCAAAGACATTCCATATCAGTCAATCTAAACTCCGTGTGGAATTAGGCCAGTTTTTGAGACCAGAGCAGCAGACGCCCATCATTGCCTCAGTACGTTTGCACTTAGGATAA
- a CDS encoding OsmC domain/YcaO domain-containing protein — translation MEIKVNFLDKLRLEAKFDDFTVIADQPIRYKGDGSAPGPFDYFLASSALCAAYFVKLYCETRNLSTENIRLSQNNIVDPENRYKQIFKIQVELPADISAADRQGILRSIERCTVKKVVQAGPEFIIEEVANLDADAQSLLTLKPNAGSSTHIIGKDLPLEQTIANMSALLANLGIKIEIASWRNLIPNVWSLHIRDAHSPMCFTNGKGATKESALASALGEYIERLSNNHFYAGSYWGEDIANAEFVHYPNECWFKPGKKDALPTEILDDYCLRIYNPDGELRASHLVDTNSGNVQRGICSLPYVRQSDGATVYFPSNLIENLFVSNGMSAGNTLAEAQVQCLSEIFERAVKREILEGEIALPDVPKEVLARYPGILAGIQSLEEQGFPIFVKDASLGGVYPVMCVTLMNPRTGGVFASFGAHPSLEVALERSLTELLQGRSLEGLNDLPPPTFASEAVTEPNNFVEHFIDSSGIVSWRFFSAKSDFEFVDWDFSSKGTDSNAKEAEALFGILKKMGKEVYVAEYDQLGATACRILVPSYSEIYPIEDLIWDNTNKALLFRNDILHLHKLDDASLADLLDRLENNELDEYGDIATLIGIEFDENSVWGQLTVLELKLLIHMALRQFEEAHDLVGAFLQYNDNTVDRKLFYQALDAALEVLLDDELEMNDYEGSFRRMYGDARMDAVLGSIDGSIRFFGLTPTSMKLEGLDRHHRLIDSYRKLHKARASKAV, via the coding sequence ATGGAAATTAAGGTCAACTTTCTCGATAAGCTTCGTCTAGAGGCGAAGTTCGATGACTTCACGGTCATTGCTGACCAGCCTATTCGTTACAAGGGTGATGGTTCTGCTCCCGGACCATTTGATTACTTTTTAGCTTCCTCTGCTTTATGTGCAGCTTACTTTGTGAAGCTGTACTGCGAGACCCGTAATTTATCTACTGAGAATATTCGCCTCTCGCAAAACAATATTGTTGATCCGGAAAATCGCTATAAACAGATATTTAAGATTCAAGTTGAATTGCCAGCAGATATCTCTGCCGCTGACCGCCAAGGTATTTTGCGTTCTATCGAGCGTTGCACTGTCAAGAAGGTGGTTCAGGCTGGACCAGAATTTATTATCGAAGAGGTGGCTAATTTAGATGCTGATGCGCAAAGTCTACTGACTCTCAAGCCTAATGCTGGATCCAGTACTCATATTATTGGTAAAGACCTTCCGCTAGAGCAGACAATCGCCAATATGTCCGCCTTACTGGCCAATCTGGGAATCAAGATTGAAATTGCTTCGTGGCGCAACCTCATTCCAAATGTCTGGTCCTTGCATATTCGTGATGCACATTCGCCAATGTGCTTTACCAACGGCAAAGGCGCAACTAAGGAAAGTGCGTTGGCATCCGCTCTGGGTGAATATATCGAGCGCCTGAGTAATAACCATTTTTATGCTGGCTCTTATTGGGGTGAGGATATTGCTAATGCAGAGTTTGTGCATTACCCCAACGAGTGTTGGTTTAAGCCTGGCAAGAAAGATGCTTTGCCGACAGAAATCTTGGATGACTACTGTTTAAGAATCTATAACCCAGACGGTGAGTTACGTGCATCCCATCTGGTCGATACCAATTCTGGAAACGTACAGCGCGGCATCTGTTCGTTGCCTTATGTTCGTCAATCAGATGGTGCGACCGTGTATTTTCCATCTAATCTCATTGAAAATTTGTTCGTCAGTAATGGGATGAGTGCTGGGAATACGCTAGCTGAAGCGCAAGTGCAATGCCTATCTGAGATTTTTGAGCGAGCAGTCAAGCGTGAAATTCTGGAAGGTGAAATTGCGCTTCCAGATGTCCCTAAGGAAGTGCTGGCTAGGTATCCCGGTATTTTGGCTGGTATCCAAAGTCTAGAAGAGCAGGGTTTCCCAATATTTGTTAAAGATGCGTCACTTGGGGGCGTTTATCCAGTGATGTGTGTTACTTTGATGAATCCACGCACAGGCGGTGTCTTTGCCTCTTTTGGCGCACACCCAAGTCTAGAGGTTGCGCTTGAGCGAAGTTTGACTGAGTTATTACAAGGTCGAAGTTTGGAGGGCCTTAATGATTTGCCGCCTCCTACCTTTGCTAGCGAAGCTGTTACTGAACCCAATAACTTTGTAGAGCACTTTATTGATTCCAGTGGCATCGTATCTTGGCGTTTCTTCAGTGCTAAGTCGGATTTTGAGTTCGTAGATTGGGATTTCTCAAGCAAAGGGACTGACTCAAACGCTAAAGAGGCAGAGGCTTTATTTGGCATCTTGAAAAAGATGGGTAAAGAAGTCTATGTGGCTGAATATGATCAATTGGGCGCTACGGCATGCCGAATTTTGGTGCCAAGCTATTCTGAGATCTACCCGATAGAGGATTTAATTTGGGATAACACAAATAAAGCATTGTTATTCCGCAATGATATTTTGCATTTACATAAGTTGGATGATGCCAGTCTTGCAGACCTGCTAGATCGTCTTGAGAATAACGAGCTGGATGAGTATGGTGATATCGCTACTCTGATAGGTATTGAATTTGATGAGAATAGCGTATGGGGTCAACTTACCGTTCTCGAATTAAAACTTTTAATTCATATGGCTTTAAGGCAATTTGAAGAGGCGCATGACTTGGTCGGTGCTTTTCTTCAGTACAACGACAATACGGTTGACCGCAAATTGTTTTATCAGGCCCTAGACGCTGCCCTTGAGGTTCTTCTCGATGACGAATTAGAGATGAACGACTATGAAGGGAGTTTTCGTCGCATGTATGGTGACGCTAGGATGGATGCTGTTTTGGGCTCAATCGATGGTAGCATCCGCTTCTTTGGGTTGACGCCAACCAGCATGAAATTGGAAGGTCTTGATAGGCACCATCGCCTAATAGATAGCTACAGAAAGCTGCATAAGGCCCGAGCTAGCAAGGCGGTTTAA